Proteins encoded in a region of the Bombyx mori chromosome 23, ASM3026992v2 genome:
- the LOC105841247 gene encoding glutamate receptor ionotropic, kainate 2, whose product MFAAAVACWLGAVAALQVQIGVVEQQPMLAQQLAVSAETALLELRDEPRVKVAPVEPEEPLALAAHLCALAEEGVAAVLTGGTARSARLLAAAAARAGVPLLLADSAPKNHTWEVLALYPDNRVLAQACADLCKEKGWKRAVFLHAGEAEVAALIAPDAEPLALVVRHLPPPDDAALLRNLMLVLKKLSVTNFIVWCDAECSLRVLDVAQRVGLLSDRHSYIMLSLDLHTQPLADYSHGGANITALRLFEPQSKDVQHMMTLWERQYGARLGDEASLAGPERSVPTALPLAYQASSLVAKALRALNLPPGAPASCQVGLGAFHADTLLNYLRSEEWTSGSGMGGELSWEVDGWRHEVQLQVAELARGGWLEPAGLWAPRVGVTWQRPDEPRNSMPDYSMTNRTFTFLIARIKPYIMRQESTLRLAGNAQYEGFCIELIEKLAAMLKFNYTFVEQEDGEYGIYNNTLGKWTGMLGRLIEDKDIDFAITDLTITSEREKAVDFTTPFMNLGISILFGTPEPAPPKLFAFMLPFSNAVWICLGFAYLGTSLVLYVVGRLCHEEWQNPYPCIEDPPALENQFTLANALWFNLGAVLLQGSEIAPVAYGTRAVASVWWLFALVITSSYTANLATLLASKSSTDLIHNVEELANNNLGIKYGAKKGGSTYNFFKNSQNPTYHKMYEQMSKEPMPLSNEIGIKKVENEKYAFLMESTSIEYETERNCKVQKVGGLLDRKGYGIAMKKDSPYRQELNLALLNLQEAGVLREMMHTWWMEKNGGGACKEDETRENQELRIKNFLGLFVVLVVGCVLGVLVSCCDLAWAARRQRGPSESFWQRFWTELRFVFRFEQSVKPLQGPLIPDSPVSQQSEGAEECRTEREETGSERARAAPRTSSAARRRSSMHAASLRIARHTTRDSTTPH is encoded by the exons ATGTTCGCCGCGGCGGTCGCGTGCTGGCTCGGAGCCGTCGCTGCGCTGCAAGTGCAGATAG GTGTAGTGGAGCAGCAGCCCATGCTGGCGCAGCAGCTTGCGGTGAGCGCGGAGACAGCGCTGTTGGAGCTGCGGGACGAACCCAGAGTGAAGGTGGCGCCCGTGGAGCCCGAGGAGCCATTAGCATTGGCAGCTCACTTGTGCGCGCTGGCGGAGGAGGGCGTGGCGGCCGTGCTGACGGGTGGAACGGCGCGCTCTGCCAGGCTGTTGGCGGCAGCGGCCGCAAGGGCCGGCGTGCCACTGCTGCTGGCCGATTCTGCTCCCAAGAACCACACCTGGGAAGTGCTAGCCCTTTACCCGGATAACAGAGTACTGGCACAG GCTTGTGCGGATCTGTGCAAGGAGAAGGGCTGGAAACGAGCGGTGTTTTTGCACGCGGGAGAAGCTGAGGTCGCAGCGCTGATCGCGCCTGATGCAGAGCCCCTGGCCTTGGTGGTGCGCCACCTGCCCCCACCGGACGACGCTGCGCTACTCAGAAATTTAATGCTCGTACTCAAGAAATTGAGCGTCACCAACTTCATAGTGTGGTGTGACGCAGAATGTAGTCTGCGCGTACTGGACGTGGCGCAGCGAGTTGGCCTGCTCTCCGACCGACACTCCTACATCATGCTGTCGCTGGACTTGCATACGCAGCCCCTAGCCGACTACAGTCACGGCGGAGCAAACATCACCG CGCTGCGGCTGTTCGAGCCGCAGTCCAAGGACGTTCAGCACATGATGACGTTGTGGGAGAGGCAGTACGGAGCGCGGCTCGGCGACGAGGCCTCGCTCGCGGGACCGGAGCGCTCAGTGCCGACGGCGCTGCCGCTGGCGTACCAGGCCTCGTCGCTGGTGGCGAAGGCGCTGCGAGCCCTGAACCTGCCCCCTGGAGCGCCTGCCTCGTGCCAGGTCGGACTCGGTGCCTTTCACGCTGACACGCTCCTCAACTATCTGCGTTCG GAGGAATGGACGAGCGGAAGTGGCATGGGCGGCGAATTGTCGTGGGAAGTGGACGGATGGCGGCACGAGGTGCAGCTGCAAGTGGCGGAGCTGGCGCGGGGCGGGTGGCTGGAGCCGGCGGGGCTGTGGGCGCCTCGTGTAGGTGTCACATGGCAGCGACCCGACGAGCCGAGGAACTCCATGCCGGACTACTCCATGACCAATCGCACTTTCACCTTCCTTATCGCACGA ATCAAGCCGTATATAATGCGACAAGAGTCGACGCTTCGTCTGGCTGGTAACGCGCAGTATGAAG GGTTCTGCATCGAGCTGATTGAGAAACTGGCCGCGATGTTGAAATTCAACTACACGTTCGTGGAGCAAGAAGACGGAGAGTATGGGATCTACAACAACACCCTCGGCAAGTGGACCGGCATGCTCGGGCGCCTCATCGAGGACAAG GACATTGACTTTGCCATAACGGACCTAACCATCACGTCGGAGCGCGAGAAGGCCGTGGACTTCACGACGCCCTTCATGAACCTGGGCATCTCGATCCTGTTCGGCACGCCGGAGCCTGCGCCGCCCAAGCTTTTCGCCTTCATGCTGCCCTTCTCCAACGCG GTTTGGATCTGCCTGGGGTTCGCATATTTGGGCACATCGTTGGTGCTATACGTGGTGGGGCGTTTATGTCATGAGGAGTGGCAGAACCCGTATCCATGCATCGAAGATCCTCCCGCTCTGGAGAACCAGTTTACTCTTGCCAACGCGCTCTGGTTTAACCTCGGCGCTGTGCTGCTGCAGGGCTCTGAGATCGCACCGGT GGCGTACGGGACCCGCGCGGTGGCCAGCGTGTGGTGGCTGTTCGCGCTGGTGATCACGAGCTCCTACACCGCGAACCTGGCTACGCTGCTCGCCTCGAAGAGTTCTACCGACCTCATTCACAATGTGGAGGAGCTTGCCAATAACAACCTCGGCATCAAGTACGGCGCTAAGAAGGGCGGCTCCACCTATAACTTTTTTAAG AACTCACAGAACCCCACTTATCACAAGATGTATGAGCAGATGAGTAAGGAGCCGATGCCCCTCTCCAACGAGATCGGAATAAAGAA GGTGGAGAATGAGAAGTACGCGTTCCTAATGGAGTCCACGTCCATAGAGTACGAGACTGAGCGGAACTGTAAGGTCCAGAAG GTGGGCGGTCTACTCGACAGGAAGGGCTACGGAATCGCCATGaagaaag ACTCACCTTACCGACAGGAGCTCAACCTAGCCTTGTTGAACCTGCAGGAAGCTGGCGTCCTTCGTGAGATGATGCATACTTGGTGGATGGAGAAGAATGGCGGAGGAGCATGCAAG GAGGACGAAACCCGAGAGAACCAAGAGCTGCGCATAAAGAACTTCTTAGGTCTATTCGTGGTGCTAGTGGTGGGCTGCGTGCTGGGCGTGCTGGTGTCGTGCTGCGACCTGGCGTGGGCGGCGCGGCGGCAGCGCGGCCCCAGCGAGTCCTTCTGGCAGCGCTTCTGGACCGAACTGCGCTTCGTCTTTCGCTTCGAGCAATCCGTGAAGCCCCTGCAA GGTCCGCTGATCCCAGACTCGCCGGTTTCCCAACAGTCGGAGGGGGCGGAGGAGTGCAGGACGGAGCGCGAGGAGACGGGCTCCGAGAGGGCGCGCGCTGCGCCGCGGACGAGctcggcggcgcggcggcggtccTCCATGCACGCGGCGTCACTTCGCATCGCGCGGCACACCACACGGGACTCCACCACGCCGCACTAG
- the LOC119628413 gene encoding metabotropic glutamate receptor 5 produces MVLYGFRRGQGVRGVCSEPCGVGEWARAGEGRARCCWTCVPCPPLAITVPPPAPGCKPCLPGHRPDLTRTRCIPSPVEWSGGGRPRAIATLTGAIGLITVCFFSVVLWHYRKTPVVKSASRELCALLLCSAASCHGAALAGAIRPAGLSCAAVRLAAPALGGVYAAVVARTMRVARLVAAVEKRPAARPRLLSSRAQVWTWLALSTPGWAMAAWSATSWPPVARLLHPGRARSVLACAGETATAQLVPLAPALVLLGACVLLAVRTRRLPHNLNETKFVGAAAYATCVTWLAFFPLYAVTEARTACLCACVSLSAGACVLLSLGPRVWVCLCRPERNTRAHFLTATSIRCHLGKYRSGRAARPSATVGESREASSQTTECGECGECGAAGRCARVTRWEGPESAHVLIVLYPHRHVAPLSLAHYAHDSPLADRNL; encoded by the exons ATGGTCTTATATGGATTTAGACGAGGGCAAGGAGTGCGCGGAGTCTGCTCAGAGCCGTGCGGTGTGGGAGAGTGGGCCCGGGCGGGAGAGGGCAGGGCGCGGTGCTGTTGGACGTGCGTGCCCTGTCCGCCGCTCGCCATTACCGTGCCGCCCCCCGCACCGGGCTGCAAGCCGTGCCTTCCCGGACACCGACCTGACCTGACGCGGACTCGCTGCATACCTTCGCCCGTGGAGTGGAGCGGCGGCGGACGACCTCGAGCTATAGCCACTTTGACCGGTGCCATCGGTTTGATCACGGTCTGCTTCTTCTCTGTCGTGTTATGGCACTACCGTAAAACTCCCGTTGTGAAATCTGCTTCACGAGAGCTGTGCGCGCTCCTGCTCTGCTCTGCGGCCTCGTGTCACGGCGCGGCGCTGGCCGGTGCCATCCGCCCAGCAGGGCTGTCATGCGCGGCGGTTCGACTGGCAGCTCCGGCGCTGGGCGGCGTATATGCTGCGGTGGTGGCTCGCACCATGCGCGTCGCACGTCTGGTAGCAGCGGTCGAAAAACGCCCTGCAGCTCGACCCCGATTGCTCTCGTCCCGCGCTCAGGTGTGGACGTGGTTGGCCCTAAGCACGCCGGGCTGGGCGATGGCGGCGTGGAGCGCCACCAGTTGGCCTCCCGTGGCGCGGCTGTTGCACCCGGGCCGGGCGCGCTCCGTGCTGGCTTGCGCAGGAGAGACCGCGACGGCCCAGCTGGTCCCTTTGGCACCGGCCCTAGTGTTGCTCGGTGCGTGCGTGTTGCTGGCAGTGCGCACGCGCCGCCTGCCGCATAACTTAAACGAGACTAAGTTCGTGGGGGCGGCTGCGTACGCGACCTGCGTGACGTGGCTGGCGTTTTTCCCGCTGTACGCAGTGACGGAGGCGCGCACGGCGTGCCtgtgtgcgtgcgtgtcgcTGTCGGCAGGGGCGTGCGTTCTATTGTCCCTGGGCCCGAGGGTCTGGGTGTGCTTATGCCGTCCCGAACGCAACACACGCGCTCACTTTCTGACCGCCACTTCGATCCGTTGTCACCTCGGCAAGTACCGCTCTGGGAGAGCCGCCCGCCCGTCGGCGACCGTCG GCGAGAGTCGGGAGGCGTCCAGTCAGACGACGGAGTGCGGGGAGTGCGGAGAGTGCGGGGCAGCGGGGCGGTGTGCGCGTGTCACACGCTGGGAAGGTCCGGAGTCTGCACACGTGCTCATCGTGCTGTACCCTCACCGACACGTGGCGCCCCTCTCGTTGGCACACTACGCGCACGACTCTCCTCTCGCCGATCGTAATCTCTAA
- the LOC134201115 gene encoding metabotropic glutamate receptor 1-like, producing the protein MAAFREEAARGGVCVAREEALRAAPGPREVEAALRRLNGGPRVAVCWCEGRTARALLDSMAREPYLRLNLIASDGWADRRDVVDGLEPHARGALTLRIRSPYLHDFDDYYRTLSPHTNTRNPWFREFWEQKFKCSFKESSGQGVRLCSGSESLMQNYTQEPKLALVVRGVYALAHALHDMRQATCGARRGLCAALLPFNVSQYQRHLQRVRFRAPDGALVAFDDHGDPLPEYDAFFTLYLCIHLLII; encoded by the exons ATGGCGGCGTTCCGAGAGGAAGCGGCGCGGGGCGGCGTGTGCGTGGCGCGGGAGGAGGCCCTGCGAGCCGCCCCGGGTCCGCGGGAGGTGGAGGCGGCGCTGCGTCGGCTCAACGGTGGTCCTCGCGTCGCCGTCTGCTGGTGTGAGGGCCGCACGGCGCGCGCTCTGTTGGACAGCATGGCGCGAGAACCTTATCTGCGATTGAATCTGATCGCCAGCGACGGTTGGGCGGATCGACGCGACGTGGTGGACGGCCTGGAGCCCCATGCTCGAGGCGCCCTGACGCTCCGGATCCGGTCCCCGTACTTACACGACTTCGACGACTATTACCGAACGCTCTCACCTCATACCAACACGAGGAATCCTTGGTTCCGG GAGTTTTGGGAACAAAAATTCAAGTGCTCCTTCAAAGAAAGCAGCGGGCAAGGTGTACGGCTTTGTTCTGGTTCCGAGTCACTGATGCAGAACTACACGCAGGAGCCAAAGCTGGCTCTGGTGGTACGCGGAGTGTACGCTTTGGCACACGCTCTGCACGACATGCGCCAGGCGACGTGCGGGGCCCGGCGTGGCCTCTGCGCTGCTCTGCTGCCGTTCAACGTGTCGCAGTACCAACGACACCTGCAGCGGGTGCGGTTCCGGGCTCCCGACGGAGCCCTCGTCGCATTCGATGACCACGGCGACCCGCTACCCGAGTACGATGCTTTCTTTACTCTTTATCTCTGTATTCacttactaataatttaa